The DNA region AAGGAACCGAAACAACCAACAGACCAGCTTCATCCTCCGAGCTCATGGCTAGTGCCAAGGTCGTAGCCGAAGCTGCTCAAGCCGCTGCTCGTAACGAGTCAGACAAACTCGACAAGGCTAAAGTCGCTGGAGCCAGCGCTGATATCTTAGATGCCGCCCAGAAATACGGAAAGCTGGATGAGAAGAGCGGCGCTGGTCAGTACATAGAGAAGGCCGAGAAGTATCTAAACGATTTCGAGTCCTCACATTCCTCCGGCGCCGCCGGTACTCCTCCCCCGGCTGCCGGTGCTCCTCCTCCGGCAAGTCAGGCTGAACCGGAAGCTAAGAAGCCCGAAGAGGAGTCTGGTGGTGGCTTGGGAGGTTATGCTAAGATGGCTCAAGGTTTCATGAAGTGATTATTGTTCTTTGTTAATTGTTATTATATCGTggattaataaatttaaataagtaCGTACGTTTAGTAtggaatataaaactaaataactaAGTACCTAAGAAATCATGATGTATCGTTTTAGTATGGGGAGCGGATGTAATCTATCTTTGTCATTGTTATGTCTTTTTAATCTATCTATATTTGTTGTGATGTATATGCTAAACGTTTTGGTGTTTATAAACCAAATAGGGAGCCAAAATGAGGGATTAGTGGAACAACAAATTAAATAGGCGAATGTCAATTAATTACTTGAGCAAAAGAACCAATATAGGCCCATGCATTTTTATTTACATGGCCCATACATTATTTATGTGAGCTgaccaaattattatttttcttattaaaccCAATTATAACGAAAATTCAACCAATCTAAATCaatgttcaaaaaaattgttaggTGATAGTGTTAGATGCTGTTTAGGAGATTATTAGTTATACAAACATTTAAACCGATTTTTCGAATGGCTAAACCcctttttttaaaatcatttcgtttaaacatttttagaaaacaactcaaaataaatattttttttcataatataataacAAGAAgcgaaaataaattaaaagtattCCACTAGTGAAAAATATCTATCACACACAGTTTGACATTATATCTTCCTCCCTCTCTATACgaaaacattttttgaaaaagaatcaGACAGTAATGACAATAATCTATGGTAATCAAATCAAATAGTACAATTCATTCCCAACCATCACGTGACATCCGCGTGTGATGATGAACGTTGGTGGTTACACTTGTAGTAGTTAcagttgatgaagaagaaggacaCCTCTGTCTCCTCGGCCTTCTTGTCATTTTCCCCCAACCTCCAAAGCTCCCATCTTCAAACCCCATCTCAACCTCACCGTTATGCTGTTGTTGAACCGAGGAGGGGGGACGACAAGGAGGAGCTTGAACCGGGTAATAAACCACCGGTTCAGGGTTCGTTATCACAACACGTCTCGGTCTCCCTCTCGCACCGGTCTTCTTCCTCGTCGTCAAACCCGTCGGAGTCCACGAGCTCCCCGTCGCCGCTCTCATGAACCCGTCGAACAAATGAATGTCTTCCGTCACCTCGTGTTTCGTTAAAGACACGAGTCCCGGGAGGATGTCTCTCTGGAAGTCTCGTCTCTGTTTGCCTTTCCTCGCGTTTCCTCTTCTCGGTCTCTGGTGGGCGGCGGCGGCCACagaggttgttgttgttgttgtttcctctAGTACGATGTCTTCGGGGACTAACGGCTTGGGGGTGTACTCTTCTTCCGTGATCTCGGGGAGCTGCAGGGTCATTGACTCGAAGTAGTCTATCTCCGAGAGAGAACGCGCTTGGTTGTTCCTCGAAGCGAGCTTCTGGTCTAGATTCTCTCTGTGAGTGTCTACTGTCTCAGCAAACCAGTGAAGGATGACTGTTTCTGGAGatgaagcagcagcagcagcttctTCAGGCTCTCTATCTAGGCAACAAGCTGAAGAGATGGCAACTATTGTCTCTGCTGCTGTTTTCTCAAACTCCGGCGGTTTCTCTTCTTCTGTTGGTGTCTCTTCTGATGGTTCAGACTCAGGAACAGTTTCTAAATCTATCATAGGTCTCTTTGAGCTCAGTCTTGAGCTGGTGGTGGGAACAGAGAAgctttcatcttcttcgtcttcaCTAACCGACATGTTCAAATCGATATGAAACTTGGTTTGTTTCTCCATCTGCTGATCCTCCTCATCTGAAAGTGGCTCGCACGGTTCGTTGATGTCTAGCATTACCCTAAGGACTTTATCTCTTTCTGTATTGGATTCATCTCTATGAGCAGTTCCAGCTTTGATGTTATCAGACTCTGGTTGTTTACTGGAACAAGAACCGGACTTTAACCTCTCTAGCCACATAAGATTCTGAACATTGTTTCCTCCTCCCACCTCCTCTTTTTTGATGCTGGAAGGTGgtttcaaagaagaagaagcatcgTTACTGTTCAGATTCCATCTCCCAGGTGCAGCAGCCACCTCAGAGTTGGTGGGTTTTAAAAGCCATGGTAACGTAGCCACGTGTTCCTCATCGTTACCGTTTGAAAGCGTGACGTTCAAGTTCAAATCTCTCACAGACTTCACCACCTCAGAGCCATTCAAATCCAAGAGGCTGTGATGATCACTTCTTCTTCCTCCGTTAGGATAACTATAGCCAGTCCCTTTTGGTTTCGATGAAGAAGAACACTCGTTGTAAAACATGTTTTGGTGGTTTGACCGAGTGGCACTACCACTCCCTCTAGCATTGCTTTCGAACTGTAATCTATCTCCGAGACACCCTAGTTTCTGAGCATTTGCCTCAGGGAGGTTAAGAACCGGGTATCTCTGCGCTGAAGCAGCAACTCCCTGAGGGAAACCAAAGCTAGTAGGATTCTGCCAAGGAGAATGCAGACGGTTCCAAGGGACAGCAGACTCTAGAGGAGTAGGATTATAAGTAGGATACAAGTGGTGgcgtggttgttgttgttgttgatgaagagaagcaaAACTTGATTCATGGATGATAGTGTTGGTATCATCATTAGTATCATCAGCTTCTAGGTCAATAAACGTCTTTCCTCTCCACAAGTCTGCCTTGCttgtaggaggaggaggaggaccaGCATTATTATGTAAACCCATTATTACTCTTTGCTGAGACGATGGATCCAGTGGCTTGCCCGGTTGAAGAAACGGAGTAGCAGACTTAGTGGATTCATCTTTACCAATTCTTAAGGGTTGGTGATGTTGTTGTGGCCAGGCTTTGGGTATACCGAGAGAGTTAACAGGAACATGGCTTTGAAAATTGCCATAAGCAACTTCATTTGTTTCCTTAAACGGTTCATTCAAATCAGCCAAGCCATTGGTTCTTCTACTACTACTCGAACCATACCCACCGATTCTCAAACTATCTCCGCGAGGCTCACCTCCATTATTAGGAAGCTGCTGGCTAACCCTGTGATCATCTTTCAACTCTACAGCGTCGTCATTGTCATCAATGTACTCATCAGCTGGAATACAAAGATCTATCATCTTTCTCCTCATTTTAGTCGGCCTAAGCTCCAAAGCTGCTTCAACATGTTTGGAAGAAGTAGCTCCATTTTGCCATGGAACCTGACCAAGAAAACTGTTCCCTTTCATAGGAGAATGGCCATTGTCTTCCACCACCGACATGGATGGAAAACTAGGCATTTTCCATTTACGGAGGCCATCATCATCGTTAGTTGCTTGAGAGGAACATGATGCCTCAATTGGACCACCACCACACCATTCTTTATTAAACTGTTTCCTTTTCAGTTCGTCCATCATGTCCTTTTGTATTCCGTATACCCGGTGAAGTTCCAAAACCTAAGTTAAAAGGCAAACATATTAATCAACCAAGAGCTGACAAAGCCAGAGAAAGTTACACAGAGAGAATCATCTACTAACTAACTAAACCAACCTGTGACTTAAAAACAGCTTCGTGTTCGAGCATTGTCCTTCTCACCACATCTCTGTAGGATGATTGATCATTAGCCGaggttttattattattattgtcacTGTTGTTGAGCAATGGCAATCTACTGCAAGCGTTAAAATCGTTGTTGAGATCTCTCATAGAGTGATGATATCTTCCAGGAGATGAGGTTTCCGAATGCACCTTTGTTCCCATTCCTGCTCCCTCccacaacaaacaaaaactttagTATTGAAACAAGGAGAGGGAACAGCTCTGATTCAAAATGGCATTAGCATTATTGTCCCCCAAAACAACAAAGCATAAACCACATTTGATGCCTAAAGACAAAAACTTTATTAACTCCATGAGGCTCAAAATCTGGTTCCATCACCAAATCAACAGAACAAGCATCCTTCCTCCGTAAAAACCAAAACTTTATTAACTAAATGAGCTCAATTTAGTTCCATCCATCACCATAAACCCCATTTCTGAAATAGCTTCTTTTAACAGTTGCTCACAAGTCAAACATACAGCAGAAATGAAATGATGAGTATTCTCACACACCCTAGATAAGGTTTTTTTGATTCAGTGATATACTAAAAGGATGAGTCCAGTCCTAATCAAGACGAAATCTAAAGTTAGATTATAAAAGGATCTGCAAAATAATTAGGACATGATTATAACCAAATTGACAGAAGAGATGCATTAACCtacatgaaaattaaaattgaaaatcatcaaataaaaattacaaattatcaGAGGGTTTTTACCTTAATAAACCCACATCCTCTTATCGCCAAGTCGCATCCATATTTTCTTCAGAAGCTCAAAAATGAAGATTTTTTACAAGTTTTTAACAAAGTGaaataaacccaaaaaaatctaaaactcaAAGGTAAAAATAAAGTATG from Raphanus sativus cultivar WK10039 chromosome 8, ASM80110v3, whole genome shotgun sequence includes:
- the LOC108819532 gene encoding nodulin-related protein 2 encodes the protein MNFLSDQVKKFSDSKPEEPDHNKPAEGTETTNRPASSSELMASAKVVAEAAQAAARNESDKLDKAKVAGASADILDAAQKYGKLDEKSGAGQYIEKAEKYLNDFESSHSSGAAGTPPPAAGAPPPASQAEPEAKKPEEESGGGLGGYAKMAQGFMK